Proteins co-encoded in one Williamwhitmania taraxaci genomic window:
- a CDS encoding response regulator transcription factor, which yields MIKLAIIHFPERIRLDTNNKHPHRAHLFAKPPWVGTTNILAPSYTISFIDLTLPEKQEQALLRLVMRHQEVENGYLKTTHVCLESSTLEIESERDTYLNNQGKALRGLHIMCEFINSLPAAHNRELPVANLTTREKQILEFLAMGLLNKEIAEKLFISPHTVKNHTKNIYAKLGVKNRVEALRIFLAAHGS from the coding sequence ATGATAAAGCTGGCCATTATTCATTTCCCAGAGAGAATACGGCTCGATACGAACAACAAGCACCCACATCGAGCGCACCTTTTTGCTAAGCCACCGTGGGTTGGCACTACCAATATTCTGGCTCCAAGCTACACCATTTCCTTCATCGACCTCACGCTTCCCGAAAAGCAAGAGCAAGCGTTGCTCCGCTTGGTAATGAGGCACCAAGAGGTAGAGAATGGCTACCTTAAAACCACCCACGTATGCCTCGAATCGTCCACGTTAGAAATCGAGTCCGAAAGAGACACCTACCTAAACAACCAGGGAAAGGCGCTGCGAGGGCTGCACATCATGTGCGAATTTATTAACAGCCTCCCCGCTGCTCACAACCGAGAGCTACCGGTTGCAAACCTCACCACCCGCGAGAAACAAATTTTGGAATTTCTCGCTATGGGCCTCCTAAACAAAGAGATTGCCGAGAAACTATTTATAAGCCCACACACCGTAAAGAACCACACCAAGAACATATACGCAAAGCTGGGCGTGAAGAACCGCGTAGAGGCACTTCGCATTTTTTTAGCGGCACACGGCAGCTAA
- a CDS encoding porin family protein — translation MKQIFAIAVVFLLFTGATSAQHFNIGIKGGLNAYSITEKSVFDETLKAGLHVGLIGHAHLSNNFALQPELVYSMQGSKSIDLNYVNVPLLFQYMFDNGFRLQAGPQFGFLVSAEDKNNVDIKNNIESLDIAIAMGISYVNPATNFGVDFRYNHGLTDVSKNNGPKIFNRGFQLGVFYLLNHK, via the coding sequence ATGAAACAAATTTTCGCTATCGCTGTTGTTTTTCTTCTTTTTACAGGTGCTACCAGCGCTCAACATTTTAACATTGGTATTAAGGGTGGTTTAAATGCTTATAGCATCACCGAAAAAAGTGTCTTTGATGAGACGCTGAAAGCAGGTTTGCACGTTGGACTTATTGGACACGCTCATCTTTCGAATAATTTTGCCTTGCAACCCGAACTTGTTTATTCGATGCAGGGATCGAAAAGCATTGACCTAAATTACGTTAACGTCCCCTTGTTATTTCAATACATGTTTGACAATGGGTTCAGGTTACAAGCAGGTCCTCAGTTCGGCTTTTTAGTAAGTGCTGAAGATAAAAATAATGTTGATATTAAGAATAATATTGAATCTCTCGATATAGCCATAGCAATGGGGATAAGTTATGTAAACCCTGCTACAAACTTTGGAGTAGATTTCAGGTATAATCATGGCCTTACTGACGTCTCTAAAAATAACGGCCCAAAAATTTTCAATAGAGGATTTCAATTAGGTGTTTTCTACCTGTTAAATCATAAATAA